CTATGAAAATATAAAGACGAGATTGATAAAACTTCATCTCCTTCGTTTACATTGAAAATTTATTCAGTTTTTTACTAGTTAACTTTCGTGTAAAggggaggcttttggagcttatGATGCTTTGTTTGTAGTTCTGTTTCTGCTGCTGTGCATTGTTTTGCTGTTAACATGCATGATGACTCCAGGAGAAGACTCCAATTCATCGCCTTGCCGTGAGAAATGGAGGCGATGTGGAGCGGCGGTCGAATTTACATTAttcaagaaaacaaaaaaagcgCTTGGTCTAAAATAGGAGGCCAATTGCTTTTCTTGGATATGATTTGAGGCTGCGCCGATTCCTTGTCCGACCATATTTCAAACCACGTGCGCCTATCGCTTCATATTCAAACACTCATCCgcaatgataaataaataattatttcataaaaataattttatattattcaatatttattaaaaaatatattaataccatccacttaaattttttatttcaaattatatacttttttaatataataataatttattttttcaattcataTGTGCCCCTTACTTAATATGATattcaaaaactaaaatttattagtcaaatataatttaatattattcaactactactaaaaaaaaatcaactaaacTAAGCAAGCTTCCGAACTCCACATATGAAGTTTGAAGCACGTTGGCTTTGATGGAGacattatttatttcaatttgtttcaagttttagttgttttttttttaattaatttgcgTTGAGTGGGATAAAAAAAGCTAAGTTTTGTTCTGatataagtaatttttttattaaatgaactTTAATTAgaattgaaattcaaaatattataaaGCATCTCATACTTAAAATTCATCAATGATTCGAAATCATTATTTATGTTCACATTTATGGACtgaaaaatttagatatttagagaggattatgaaaaattattgaaCTTTAAGCTAAAATTATCCAATAAAATCAAAGTCTTGATTTTTTATTGGTACATGTTAGAAATTTCACCCGAATGAATCCATGTTTACTAAGGCTAATCACTAATTTACGTGCCGTCTACGATTAGGACACCAAACAAAGGACAAAAGAAGCTGAGAACTGGAAGGCTATAGCCATATCCACAGGCACAGCAGCCTCTCTGCATATTTTTCTTGCTTTTAATAGCTCGGCAGGCCGCATCCACTTGACTCTCACATATTATTCTTTGAACAGTCTTTTCCTCTCCTAGTCTTTCTCCTCTAATCTCAACTTCCAATGGAGAATTTCACACCATTTTTGCCGCTTTCATCTTCAGTGGCAACACCCATGTCATTGAACATGGGCAGTTCTCAAGGTTTTACAGACTACTTTCAAGCTACCAATGAAAATGCGTTCTTAGGCTTGATCCAGGAGATGGAAGATCATCGTCCTGTGGTTGGTGGTTTAAATGGTGAAAATAGCAACAGATCTTCTCAGAATAAAAGCGTTAGTGGGTCTGAAAATGAAGATGAATTattggggaagaagaagaagaagggatcatcatcagagaagaagatgagaAAACATAGATATGCCTTTCAAACAAGGAGCAGAGTTGATATTCTTGATGATGGGTATAGATGGAGAAAGTATGGCCAAAAGGCTGTCAAGAACAATAAGTTTCCAAGGTCAGTACAAAAGTTTTCTACCTCTTAATTACCATCTACATGTATAGCTAACATAATGATcatgtataatttattatactgaaaacaaaaaaaaaattatattatttaaactcGATATCTTATTTACTTCTTACCCTCTTAGAAGTTGAAGaaaaagctaatcatgttattCCTGATTGGCATTAAATCAAATAGCATTTGTGCGCAGATGAGTTCCTCACAACCACATAGGTGTTGATGACTATCATGAAGGTTTTAATTTCATTAAGAAAATCCCTATCTCTTAAACTTTCACTCTTAAATATTTAAAGCATATTAATCATATCCAATTACATAATTATTCTATAAGCCtgcaattaataattatatatttctgTATAATTACTGTGTGTTATATCATAAATCATAGGaattacatattttaaattacCTTTCTCCACCTTAATGTTTTCCCATTTACCAAATATTATTaacctttaattttataaacatgtaattatttattttttagtatcaCTCTCAATTTTAGAGTTTATCATTTCTTAAATGAATTGACGAAAAAATATATACGATCGCTTGATTGTTCAAGTTCGACTCCAATCTCTCCACCTACCGATGAAAAAAAGTTTTTCTACATTAACTTGTTTTGGAGTTTTCAAATACGTGATGTAGGGTATATAATGATGAAGCTTGATTAATTGACCTTAATTACCATCAGTGTGAATTAATTAACACGTTTGTTGTTTAATGCTTGTAGAAGCTATTACCGGTGTACTCACAAAGGTTGCAATGTCAAAAAGCAAGTTCAAAGATTGACAAGAGATGAAGAAATTGTTGTCACAACCTATGAAGGAATGCATTCTCATCCAATTGAAAAGTCTATGGATAACTTTGAGCACATCTTGACCCAAATGCAAATCTACAATTCCTTTTAATTATTAGTCCATCATCATCCTCCGCACAATAATAATTTCTTGTAGTCTAAAATGGTTTAATTCAACAGGCTAAAGTCATTTCATTTAAAGTTTGAGTTTCTATTCCTTCAAATgccatgtaaaaatattttgtttacATTATTTACTTTTGAAATTTCTAACTAACTACATGTTTCTTTAGTATTCCCTTGGAGAAGAAATCTATTTAATTATATGTACATTTTAAGATATTAATGACTTAGAATAGTTTTGTTTAAATCcctttaatgtttttatttacAAAGCAAAGCATTATTCAAGTTATTTATATACTTCAAAGATGGTATTGAATGttgataaatgaatttatttttaaatttgtaattgAGATTATGGTTGTCTTCCAGACTTCATTACAATCTAATTTAGAATACATGATTTTAGGAATCTCATGTTGCTTTTGTTGGTCTTGATTTATatgtattaatattaataaaattgcattgcttataaaaaaaatccatgATTTTAGGAATCAAAATCAATaactatttatatatttttataagttatgcaaaattataaaatgaaaatgataaagaaaaatttattgaataatttatGTAAATTTACCTATCAATTAAGACATAACTTGATTGGTCTTTCTgcacttttaaaatataaaaaaatgagtgaaatttcaaatttaaatcccTGCGTTTGTTTGaaataagagagaaagttaCCTTCCATTGTATATAGCCTATTAATTTTACCGGCCTTAAATTTATGAGTATCATTGGTCTATTAGGCCTAAACAGCATAGCAAAAATTTTAGCCCAATGAATAATTGCCCAAATGCATGTCAACAGGACCAAAATAGATCAGCAGCCTtgtatctacaaatttattcaGTGGTCAAACCAGCAATTGAAGCTTGTGGCCACAGAACGACAACGATCTCCATGCTTCATTACTCAACGTGTCATCTTCTCTCCCTCTAAACCTGAATCCATAGCCGCCCCGTCCGCAGGGGACGACAAGTTGTCTACTGTAGATCGCCATCAATCCTATAGAGAGGGGAAACtgtaattagaaaaattatttattttattttataattaaaacattttatatacaTTTTGAAACATCAAGCTGCCAAGCAAGATTTGGATttttccttgattgttttgCCTAAAGCAATTAAAGACTCAATTCATTACTGCAGCTTTTATTCGCCCGCAAAGGACCTGTTTTGTATCACTGTTAAAATTATTGTCgagaaaaaaaaacttttttttaaattactatacataaaatattaaaaattattttaatataatttaattataaaaaatattaaaataataaaatagattttCTCTCActgttttttttcttaataacatctaaaaaaatacttttaccAAACACTCCAAAAAGTCTTTATAGTTTTCCAATTCTCCCTCCTTAAGGATGAGAATCAAATTGATCATGTACTTGGAAAGTAGTTCATCTAATATAGTTCTTTTAGATGTGGTCATTAATTTGTCAACTTtatgtttatttattaaattccaAATGAAATTTAAGCtccattatattaaaaaattttaaaattattaaacta
This genomic interval from Manihot esculenta cultivar AM560-2 chromosome 12, M.esculenta_v8, whole genome shotgun sequence contains the following:
- the LOC110627956 gene encoding probable WRKY transcription factor 75; the encoded protein is MENFTPFLPLSSSVATPMSLNMGSSQGFTDYFQATNENAFLGLIQEMEDHRPVVGGLNGENSNRSSQNKSVSGSENEDELLGKKKKKGSSSEKKMRKHRYAFQTRSRVDILDDGYRWRKYGQKAVKNNKFPRSYYRCTHKGCNVKKQVQRLTRDEEIVVTTYEGMHSHPIEKSMDNFEHILTQMQIYNSF